In one window of Desulforhabdus amnigena DNA:
- the tsaA gene encoding tRNA (N6-threonylcarbamoyladenosine(37)-N6)-methyltransferase TrmO has translation MKKIIFSPIGIIRSPFNSVKGTPIQPAAASGIPGTIELDEKYRAGLRDIEGFSHLILLYHFHLSESYDLLVKPFLDNQLHGLFSTRAPRRPNPIGLSVVRLMGVEGNLLHVMDVDIVDGTPLLDVKPYVMEFDVRQTQTQGWITGKAQNLKEIRADDRFEEKKGSSLL, from the coding sequence ATGAAAAAAATAATCTTTTCTCCCATTGGAATTATCCGGTCCCCGTTCAATAGTGTCAAGGGGACACCTATTCAACCCGCGGCGGCAAGTGGCATACCAGGAACAATCGAGCTGGATGAAAAATATAGGGCTGGGCTCAGGGATATTGAAGGCTTCTCCCACCTCATTCTTTTATATCATTTTCACCTATCGGAAAGTTATGATCTTTTGGTGAAGCCTTTCCTGGACAATCAGCTCCATGGGCTCTTTTCCACGCGAGCGCCGCGTCGGCCCAATCCCATAGGACTGTCGGTGGTCAGGCTGATGGGTGTCGAGGGAAACCTGCTGCATGTGATGGATGTGGATATAGTGGACGGAACTCCACTTCTGGACGTCAAACCCTATGTTATGGAATTTGACGTGAGGCAAACTCAAACACAGGGGTGGATTACCGGAAAAGCTCAAAATTTGAAGGAAATCCGTGCAGATGATCGATTCGAAGAGAAGAAAGGTAGTTCATTACTTTGA
- a CDS encoding M48 family metallopeptidase, with translation MYSQLIYFIIALMLFTIQQPGNQPYLPPAPTFLAGIGIFLVYVMICRTAFRRLQYAMWQNIPTSVLTHRQHQLEARLSILALVLLIFFVYMLNIKFYFRALPGFDTSLALSGTLGLILYLVHLAVIWFFSYPIYKHIHHSDIGIAGFLKGHLSFNSAILVPWLFLSLILDLMEAIQGPALLKSEVGQFISLGFVLLCFILFGPFVVVRLWGCTPLPETSTRKELQDFIDKNHFRIGNFVQWPLFGGEMLTAGIMGILPGWRYILITQGLLSLLTVDELKAVVAHEMGHVRRFHLLFYLCFFICYSVLTYSLNDVILLLLLQNGTLLEWALTPDNMHLTLFSIVYSIPLVLLLVIYFRYIFGFFLRNSERQADIYAMQLIGHPYTLISAFEKIAYYSGQIRDLPSWHHYSIRQRIDFLLNSYEDASLVRRHHKKLYGTAVVFLFLVASLIFWTERIESTSLVKNWNTELQLNMIKDEIRRKPDNPELLAAYGGLLLEKGRFEEAKLSLEKALEMEPNDATTMNNLAWLYVTAPPPHFQPRKALELALAAKALDPAPQVLDTLAEAYFANGRYREALQAIESAIEKHPKNEAYFLGQQLKFQDALQKSLERRD, from the coding sequence ATGTACAGCCAGCTCATCTATTTCATCATTGCCTTGATGCTTTTCACCATCCAGCAACCGGGCAATCAACCCTATCTTCCGCCTGCGCCGACCTTCCTGGCGGGAATAGGCATCTTTCTCGTCTACGTAATGATTTGCCGCACCGCCTTCCGTCGGCTTCAATACGCCATGTGGCAAAACATCCCCACATCGGTTCTGACTCACCGGCAACATCAGCTGGAGGCGCGTCTTTCCATCCTGGCGCTTGTGCTGCTCATCTTCTTTGTTTACATGCTGAACATCAAGTTCTATTTTCGGGCTCTGCCAGGTTTTGATACATCGCTGGCACTTTCAGGAACCCTCGGTTTGATTCTTTACCTGGTACACCTGGCAGTCATATGGTTTTTCAGCTATCCGATTTACAAGCATATTCACCATTCGGACATAGGAATTGCAGGATTTTTAAAAGGACATCTTTCTTTCAACTCCGCCATACTTGTCCCCTGGCTCTTCCTTTCATTGATTCTGGACCTCATGGAGGCCATCCAGGGACCGGCTCTGTTGAAATCGGAAGTAGGGCAGTTCATTTCACTGGGGTTTGTTCTGCTCTGCTTCATTCTTTTCGGACCTTTCGTGGTGGTCCGCCTCTGGGGGTGCACCCCACTACCCGAAACATCCACTCGAAAAGAACTGCAAGACTTCATCGATAAAAATCATTTCAGAATCGGCAATTTTGTTCAATGGCCTCTTTTCGGAGGTGAAATGCTCACGGCAGGCATCATGGGTATACTTCCCGGATGGCGCTATATCCTTATCACCCAAGGCCTTCTCTCCCTGCTTACCGTCGATGAATTGAAAGCCGTCGTGGCTCATGAAATGGGACACGTCCGCCGCTTTCATCTTCTTTTCTACCTCTGCTTTTTCATCTGCTACTCCGTTTTGACTTACTCTTTGAACGACGTCATTCTTCTTCTGCTCCTTCAAAATGGAACACTCCTGGAGTGGGCCCTAACCCCGGACAACATGCATCTCACACTCTTTTCCATCGTTTACAGTATTCCACTGGTTCTCCTTCTGGTCATCTATTTTCGATATATTTTCGGCTTTTTTCTTAGAAACAGCGAACGCCAGGCAGATATTTACGCCATGCAGTTGATCGGGCACCCCTATACCCTCATCTCAGCCTTTGAGAAAATAGCGTATTACAGCGGTCAGATCCGGGACCTTCCCAGTTGGCACCATTACAGTATTCGCCAGCGCATCGATTTCCTCCTGAATTCCTACGAAGATGCATCTCTTGTCAGAAGACATCACAAAAAGCTTTACGGCACGGCAGTGGTCTTTCTCTTTTTGGTGGCGAGCTTGATTTTTTGGACGGAACGCATTGAAAGCACTTCACTGGTGAAAAACTGGAACACGGAATTGCAGCTCAACATGATCAAGGATGAAATCAGGCGAAAACCGGACAACCCGGAACTCCTCGCAGCCTATGGCGGACTGCTCCTGGAAAAGGGCCGATTCGAAGAGGCAAAACTCTCACTCGAAAAAGCCCTGGAGATGGAACCGAATGATGCGACAACGATGAACAATTTGGCCTGGCTTTACGTCACAGCCCCCCCACCGCATTTCCAACCTCGAAAGGCCCTTGAGTTGGCCCTTGCAGCAAAAGCGCTGGACCCCGCACCTCAAGTGCTGGACACGCTGGCTGAGGCATATTTTGCCAACGGTCGTTATCGGGAGGCCTTGCAGGCTATCGAGAGCGCTATCGAAAAGCACCCCAAAAACGAAGCATATTTCCTGGGGCAGCAGCTGAAATTTCAGGATGCGTTGCAAAAAAGCCTTGAAAGAAGAGATTGA
- a CDS encoding DUF2333 family protein: MGVLDERAGGLRRRLGLLRCRHLWLVHLLVLFVVFGGVACGWGGRQQGVDAQQEGNGENQSMGKEAQGFFASLPQQGEFLLASISNKGVAYAAVNPTGEESHAANAPTPKQELHQESQVQPAAPMVPGHTPSELDTLKREEERTPKPEPVVAEHAEHGPRLPEISPIPGVTFVETMINLMEHELNGRFWGWRPNDIFIGQFTDDINQYQLGVLEAMRFTTLRLKDSLTRMGDADAYDPDLEQALNLFMNRATSFWFPSAESSYSEAVDHLKNFLVKLKTGKRSFYYRKDTIISLLATYKDLLGNVNKTLIVSPVSFFKADDYFYYAKGVSHVFYEILRVSRVGFQNQLASTLYGLDVMDEIIHELYRVEEMSPWIVLDSDLDGFFANHRANINAPLSEATHMMGVLTQF; the protein is encoded by the coding sequence ATGGGCGTTCTGGATGAGCGGGCAGGTGGCCTTCGGAGGCGATTGGGACTACTGAGGTGTAGGCATCTTTGGTTGGTTCATTTGTTGGTCTTGTTCGTGGTGTTCGGCGGTGTTGCCTGTGGCTGGGGAGGTCGGCAACAGGGAGTAGATGCACAGCAAGAGGGGAATGGCGAAAACCAATCTATGGGAAAAGAGGCGCAAGGTTTTTTTGCGTCCCTGCCACAGCAAGGGGAATTTCTGTTGGCCTCCATTTCGAACAAAGGTGTGGCCTACGCGGCGGTCAATCCGACAGGGGAAGAGTCGCATGCCGCAAACGCACCGACTCCCAAGCAGGAATTACATCAGGAATCTCAAGTCCAACCTGCTGCTCCTATGGTGCCTGGTCATACTCCAAGCGAGCTCGATACCCTGAAAAGAGAAGAGGAACGCACCCCCAAGCCTGAACCGGTTGTGGCTGAACATGCCGAACATGGACCCCGGCTTCCTGAGATTTCCCCCATTCCCGGCGTTACTTTTGTCGAAACGATGATCAATCTCATGGAACATGAATTGAACGGACGTTTTTGGGGATGGCGTCCCAATGATATTTTCATTGGTCAATTTACGGATGACATCAACCAATATCAATTGGGAGTGTTGGAGGCGATGCGGTTCACGACACTCCGTCTCAAGGACAGTTTGACTCGCATGGGGGATGCCGACGCTTATGATCCGGACCTGGAACAGGCTCTCAACCTTTTCATGAATCGCGCGACCAGCTTCTGGTTTCCCTCAGCCGAAAGTTCTTACAGCGAAGCCGTGGATCACCTGAAGAACTTCCTGGTAAAACTCAAGACGGGAAAGCGCAGCTTCTACTATCGCAAGGATACGATTATTTCGTTGCTTGCGACCTATAAAGATCTTCTCGGCAATGTGAATAAGACTCTCATTGTTTCTCCCGTAAGTTTCTTCAAGGCAGACGATTATTTTTATTATGCCAAGGGGGTTTCACATGTCTTTTATGAAATTTTGCGCGTCTCTCGTGTCGGATTTCAGAACCAGTTGGCATCCACACTTTATGGCCTCGATGTAATGGACGAAATCATTCATGAGCTGTATCGGGTCGAAGAGATGAGTCCTTGGATCGTTCTTGATTCCGACCTGGATGGCTTTTTTGCCAACCATCGTGCGAATATCAATGCCCCCTTGAGCGAGGCCACTCATATGATGGGGGTTCTCACACAGTTCTAA
- the queD gene encoding 6-carboxytetrahydropterin synthase QueD, with protein sequence MKKGTYEVKIITDFAAAHQLRNFRGKCENLHGHNWKVEVVLRGVELEECGVLVDFGEVKQATREILSSLDHLYLNDLPFFKERNPSSENIARYLFEQLSEKLDNEKRWLYRVSAWESADACATYMSE encoded by the coding sequence TTGAAAAAAGGGACTTATGAAGTCAAGATCATAACTGATTTTGCTGCGGCTCATCAGTTGAGAAACTTTCGCGGCAAGTGTGAAAATCTTCATGGCCATAATTGGAAAGTGGAAGTCGTCCTGCGTGGCGTTGAGCTTGAAGAATGTGGGGTTCTGGTGGATTTTGGCGAAGTGAAGCAAGCTACACGTGAAATTCTCTCTTCGCTGGACCATCTTTACTTAAATGATCTTCCCTTCTTTAAAGAACGTAATCCATCTTCCGAAAATATTGCCCGTTATCTATTTGAACAACTTTCTGAAAAGCTGGATAATGAGAAGCGTTGGCTTTACAGGGTATCGGCTTGGGAATCTGCCGACGCTTGCGCAACTTACATGTCTGAGTAA
- a CDS encoding integration host factor subunit alpha — protein sequence MTLTKAHIVENLFAKNIFTKTESAQIIETLFEIVKQTLESGEDVLISGFGKFSVKEKNQRRGRNPQTGDPIMLSPRKVVTFKCSGVLRERINAGK from the coding sequence ATGACACTAACGAAAGCGCATATAGTCGAAAACTTGTTCGCAAAAAATATTTTTACCAAGACCGAATCGGCTCAAATTATTGAAACGCTTTTTGAAATCGTCAAGCAAACCCTTGAGTCCGGTGAGGATGTCCTCATCAGCGGCTTCGGTAAGTTCAGCGTAAAAGAAAAAAACCAGCGTCGCGGCCGAAATCCCCAGACAGGAGATCCCATCATGCTTTCGCCTCGTAAAGTCGTTACCTTCAAATGCTCTGGAGTTTTACGCGAAAGAATCAATGCAGGAAAATGA
- the dnaA gene encoding chromosomal replication initiator protein DnaA, producing the protein MVQEWQEIKKKIQKTLSKGQYDLWVSTIDPLSIEGGCLVLGCRNRFHIEWVREKLERKLLEIAEKQLPQVRRLEYQIVRENQLELEKIEEEKDGPKQISFHDLIKRSGPAFNPRFTFDQFVVGNCNHFAYAASMAMATSRQQYHQSLYLLADTGLGKSHLSHAVGNLFLQQKPDLRVQYVTAEQFANEMIFSLKHGSIEAFKNKFRKGCDVLLLEKVEFLSGKEKVQSELVYTLDELMDRGKKVLCTGNAYPKDIPKLSIELQSRLSGILMTPIEHPDFRTRIEIIKRKAKTENVRLPMEVVEFLAERISGDIRQIESCLVGMMAKSNILGIPISMQLAQEVTQTMLNHLPKITVEHIQKIICASFQISMEELKSSIRKKEIAMARKIGMYLSRQYTTESLVAIGKSFNRSHSSVLYAVNGLSKQIEEKNNKMKRQVEYISRRLETSCLTV; encoded by the coding sequence ATGGTCCAAGAGTGGCAAGAGATTAAAAAGAAAATCCAGAAGACCCTTTCAAAAGGTCAATACGATCTCTGGGTGTCTACCATCGATCCCCTGAGCATCGAAGGGGGCTGTTTGGTCCTGGGATGTCGAAATCGATTCCACATAGAATGGGTGCGCGAAAAGCTTGAAAGAAAACTCCTCGAGATCGCTGAAAAGCAGTTACCCCAGGTTCGAAGACTGGAATATCAGATTGTTCGGGAAAACCAGCTGGAATTGGAGAAAATCGAGGAAGAAAAGGATGGACCCAAACAGATCTCCTTTCATGACTTGATCAAGCGTTCGGGTCCCGCCTTTAATCCCCGCTTCACTTTCGACCAGTTTGTAGTGGGCAACTGCAATCATTTTGCTTATGCGGCCTCCATGGCGATGGCCACCAGCCGGCAGCAGTACCATCAATCTCTTTATCTTTTGGCGGACACCGGCTTGGGAAAGAGTCATCTGTCTCATGCGGTGGGCAATTTATTCCTTCAGCAAAAGCCGGACCTCCGTGTGCAGTATGTGACGGCCGAGCAGTTTGCCAATGAAATGATTTTTTCCCTCAAGCACGGCAGTATTGAAGCCTTCAAGAACAAGTTCCGTAAAGGATGCGATGTTCTTCTGCTGGAAAAGGTTGAGTTCCTGAGCGGGAAGGAAAAGGTTCAGAGCGAACTGGTCTATACCTTGGACGAACTGATGGACAGGGGAAAGAAGGTCCTTTGTACGGGTAACGCCTACCCCAAGGATATTCCCAAACTGAGCATAGAGCTTCAGTCCCGATTGAGTGGAATCCTTATGACTCCTATCGAACATCCCGATTTCAGGACCAGGATCGAGATCATCAAGCGTAAAGCGAAGACGGAGAATGTTCGTCTCCCCATGGAGGTTGTCGAGTTTTTGGCAGAGCGAATCAGTGGAGACATTCGCCAGATTGAAAGCTGCCTCGTGGGCATGATGGCCAAAAGTAATATCTTGGGCATCCCGATTTCGATGCAGTTGGCTCAGGAAGTCACACAGACCATGCTGAACCATCTGCCCAAGATCACCGTGGAGCACATTCAGAAAATCATCTGTGCGAGCTTTCAGATCTCCATGGAAGAATTGAAATCTTCAATACGGAAAAAAGAAATCGCTATGGCGAGGAAGATTGGAATGTACCTGAGTCGGCAGTATACGACCGAGTCTCTGGTTGCCATTGGAAAATCGTTCAACCGGAGTCATAGTTCGGTTCTGTACGCAGTGAACGGATTGAGTAAACAGATTGAAGAGAAAAACAATAAGATGAAACGCCAGGTGGAATATATCAGCAGGCGCCTAGAAACGAGCTGCCTCACCGTTTAA
- a CDS encoding HD domain-containing protein, with the protein MYTLATPTRDQCFRLIRQIGMPPHIQRHSLMVAEISLYLGRLLKVQNPGLDLDLLQASALLHDIAKAPSLVTGESHSELGAKMLDDLGYMQISPIVKEHASMEADRLIGPITESLIVNYSDKRVKHDQIVSLEDRFCDLMDRYGKTQEHKDRIWSKLGLYLALEKKIFAQLPIDPGGRELMSLSPQNHAGIESEHYDWEKIESGVIGRWQIRRA; encoded by the coding sequence ATGTACACGCTAGCAACCCCAACGCGCGATCAGTGCTTCAGGCTCATAAGACAGATCGGCATGCCTCCTCATATTCAGAGACACAGTTTGATGGTCGCTGAAATTTCTTTGTACCTGGGTCGTCTGTTGAAGGTCCAAAACCCCGGTCTGGACCTCGACCTGCTGCAGGCATCCGCCCTATTGCACGATATCGCCAAGGCTCCCAGCCTCGTTACCGGTGAAAGTCACAGCGAACTGGGGGCCAAGATGCTCGATGACCTGGGATATATGCAGATTTCGCCCATTGTGAAAGAACATGCCAGCATGGAGGCGGATCGCCTCATAGGCCCCATAACCGAATCATTGATCGTAAATTATTCCGACAAACGGGTAAAACATGATCAGATCGTCTCACTGGAAGACCGGTTTTGCGATCTGATGGACCGTTACGGGAAAACACAGGAACACAAGGATCGAATCTGGAGCAAGCTTGGACTCTATTTGGCGTTGGAGAAAAAGATTTTCGCACAACTCCCCATAGACCCTGGGGGGAGAGAGTTGATGAGCCTTTCTCCACAAAATCATGCAGGGATTGAATCGGAGCATTATGACTGGGAAAAAATTGAAAGTGGCGTTATTGGCCGGTGGCAAATCCGCCGAGCGTGA
- a CDS encoding D-alanine--D-alanine ligase family protein — protein sequence MTGKKLKVALLAGGKSAEREVSLKSGEQVFQALDKDRYDISRYDPRDDLPRLAQDAGSIDVALIILHGRLGEDGTIQGFLESLGVPYQGSGVLGSAVAINKILSKELYGQAGLPTAPYAILDRNHPENIEDVLNRLGLPLVIKPEHEGSSIGLSIVRTEDQLPKALQDAWGYDRRCLVEKFIRGIEVTGGVLGNDELQALPLIEIIPGEGYEFFDYKAKYTPGASREICPARISPELTARAQELAKRAHRALFCRGYSRTDMIIDGEEIYILETNTIPGMTQTSLFPQAAAVAGISFSNLLDKLIELALEK from the coding sequence ATGACTGGGAAAAAATTGAAAGTGGCGTTATTGGCCGGTGGCAAATCCGCCGAGCGTGAGGTTTCCCTAAAGAGCGGAGAACAGGTTTTTCAAGCACTCGATAAGGATCGTTATGATATTTCCCGCTACGATCCCCGAGACGACTTGCCGCGCCTTGCCCAAGATGCCGGAAGCATTGATGTCGCGCTCATCATTTTGCATGGAAGACTGGGTGAAGATGGAACGATACAGGGGTTTCTCGAATCCCTCGGCGTCCCCTATCAGGGCAGTGGTGTTCTTGGAAGTGCCGTCGCCATCAATAAAATATTGAGCAAAGAGCTTTACGGGCAGGCCGGGCTACCGACCGCTCCATACGCCATATTGGACAGGAACCACCCGGAAAACATTGAAGATGTGTTGAACCGCCTGGGGCTCCCTCTGGTCATAAAACCGGAGCATGAGGGGTCTAGCATCGGTTTGAGCATTGTCAGGACGGAAGACCAGCTGCCCAAAGCATTGCAGGATGCATGGGGTTACGATCGTCGTTGTCTGGTCGAAAAATTTATCCGGGGAATCGAAGTAACGGGTGGCGTTCTCGGGAACGATGAACTTCAGGCCCTTCCTTTGATCGAAATCATTCCCGGAGAAGGGTATGAGTTTTTCGATTATAAAGCCAAATATACTCCCGGAGCATCCAGGGAAATCTGCCCGGCCCGCATATCTCCGGAACTCACTGCCAGAGCGCAGGAACTAGCCAAACGCGCCCACCGGGCTCTCTTCTGCAGAGGATACAGCAGAACCGACATGATCATCGACGGCGAGGAGATCTATATCCTCGAAACCAATACCATTCCGGGCATGACCCAAACCAGCCTGTTCCCACAGGCGGCAGCCGTTGCGGGCATTTCTTTTTCCAACCTGCTTGACAAACTGATTGAATTGGCGCTGGAGAAGTAG
- a CDS encoding bifunctional aminoglycoside phosphotransferase/ATP-binding protein, producing MQHFERLCQAMADPALYPHPVSCLERRDTHISAVFLTGPWVYKLKKPVDFGFLDFRTLDARRHFCHQEVILNQRLSRGVYEGVVPIREDPQGRISLGGDGKTVEYAVKMKQLQDDDNLHMLLQKGLVHPEEMERLGRHLAEFYDRCDRNVTIDHFGHTEVIAINMEENFRQIEPYVDDVIQREPWEFIRQASRAFFENWADLFSGRVREGRIRDGHGDLRAEHIYFSDGIQIIDCIEFNDRFRYGDVVCDLAFLYMDMENLGHPEMSRIFLAAYAKEANDPGLYALLDFYAAYRAVVKLKVACLGLPSRGERSEKHAAALKQADAYLNLAYRYAIRFSRPTLWVFCGLPATGKSSLALQVSKALEIAVFQSDRIRKEEGVEHLPKAEVVPFAQGAYRPELRQRIYAKMLFRAQEELKKGHSVILDASYSHRKWREDVKQLAADLDTNVLFIECTCSEETMRERLKGRESRPGLSDARLQHLPEMVASFEPLEEAPPESLIQVRTEAPFFETFMSVLSKAYELKCLQVNNIL from the coding sequence ATGCAGCATTTTGAAAGACTCTGCCAGGCAATGGCAGATCCTGCACTCTATCCGCATCCGGTTTCCTGCCTGGAGCGTCGAGATACTCATATATCTGCAGTGTTCCTGACAGGACCATGGGTCTATAAGCTGAAAAAACCGGTGGATTTCGGTTTTCTGGATTTTCGGACCCTCGATGCCCGTCGACATTTCTGCCATCAGGAAGTGATTCTCAATCAGCGACTCAGCCGTGGCGTTTATGAAGGGGTGGTTCCGATCCGCGAGGATCCGCAGGGCCGGATTTCCTTGGGGGGAGATGGAAAGACGGTGGAATATGCTGTCAAAATGAAGCAGCTTCAAGACGATGACAATCTGCACATGCTTCTGCAAAAGGGGTTGGTTCATCCGGAGGAAATGGAAAGGTTGGGGCGCCACCTTGCGGAATTTTACGACCGATGTGATCGGAATGTCACGATAGATCATTTTGGCCATACGGAAGTGATCGCCATCAATATGGAAGAAAATTTCCGGCAGATCGAACCCTACGTTGATGATGTGATCCAACGGGAGCCCTGGGAGTTCATCCGACAGGCCAGCCGTGCTTTTTTCGAGAATTGGGCGGACCTTTTCTCTGGGCGTGTGCGTGAGGGGCGCATTCGCGACGGTCACGGGGACTTGCGCGCTGAACACATCTATTTTTCCGATGGCATTCAAATCATAGATTGCATTGAATTCAACGATCGCTTTCGATATGGAGATGTCGTTTGTGACCTGGCTTTTCTATACATGGACATGGAGAATCTCGGTCATCCGGAAATGAGCCGGATTTTTCTGGCTGCCTATGCCAAGGAGGCCAATGATCCCGGCCTTTATGCGCTCCTTGATTTTTATGCAGCCTACCGTGCCGTCGTAAAGCTGAAAGTTGCCTGTCTTGGCCTCCCCTCCAGGGGAGAAAGATCGGAAAAACATGCAGCGGCGTTGAAACAGGCGGATGCCTACCTGAACCTGGCCTATCGTTACGCCATCCGCTTCAGTCGTCCGACTCTATGGGTCTTTTGCGGCCTTCCCGCGACGGGGAAATCGTCTCTGGCCTTGCAGGTTTCGAAGGCGCTGGAGATTGCGGTTTTCCAGTCGGATCGCATTCGGAAAGAAGAAGGCGTGGAGCATCTCCCTAAGGCGGAAGTTGTACCGTTTGCCCAGGGAGCCTATCGGCCCGAGCTACGTCAGAGGATTTATGCGAAAATGCTTTTCAGAGCCCAGGAAGAGCTCAAGAAGGGACATTCCGTCATCCTCGATGCTTCCTATTCGCATCGTAAATGGAGAGAAGATGTCAAGCAGCTGGCTGCGGATCTCGACACCAACGTCCTCTTCATAGAATGTACGTGTAGTGAGGAGACGATGCGGGAAAGATTGAAAGGCCGCGAATCGCGTCCGGGACTGTCCGATGCCCGTCTGCAGCATCTCCCGGAAATGGTTGCAAGCTTTGAACCGCTGGAGGAAGCACCTCCGGAGAGCCTTATACAGGTTCGGACGGAGGCTCCCTTTTTCGAGACCTTCATGTCGGTTCTCTCCAAGGCCTATGAGCTCAAGTGCCTTCAGGTGAACAACATCTTGTGA
- the folE2 gene encoding GTP cyclohydrolase FolE2, whose translation MIDVQNQMDHRNIRVDKVGVKDIRYPLTVMDKNNGAQHTVACINMYVNLPREFKGTHMSRFIEILNEFHGNLDIREVSMILEEMQSKLQAESAHLEISFPYFIKKLSPITATAGLMEYGCRVAACRDQNDDCDLVLEVNVPITTVCPCSKEISIHGAHNQRGMVRLAVRFKRFMWIEDLVQLVEYCASCEVYSVLKRPDEKYVTERAYENPKFVEDVVRDVAKALKKDANVLWFKVDVENFESIHNHSAYACIERHK comes from the coding sequence ATGATCGATGTGCAAAATCAGATGGATCACAGGAACATCAGGGTCGATAAGGTCGGAGTCAAGGATATCCGTTACCCTCTTACGGTAATGGATAAGAATAACGGGGCGCAGCATACCGTAGCGTGCATCAATATGTACGTAAATCTGCCTCGTGAGTTCAAAGGCACTCACATGAGCCGGTTTATTGAAATATTGAATGAATTCCACGGCAACCTGGACATTCGTGAGGTTTCCATGATTCTTGAAGAAATGCAGTCGAAGCTTCAGGCTGAATCGGCCCACCTCGAGATCAGTTTTCCATACTTCATCAAGAAACTCTCACCCATTACGGCCACGGCAGGGCTCATGGAATATGGCTGCCGTGTGGCGGCCTGCCGGGACCAGAACGATGACTGTGACCTGGTTCTCGAAGTAAACGTTCCCATCACCACCGTTTGCCCTTGTTCCAAGGAGATCAGCATTCATGGGGCTCACAACCAAAGAGGGATGGTACGTCTCGCTGTCCGCTTCAAACGATTCATGTGGATCGAAGACCTTGTCCAACTGGTTGAATACTGTGCATCCTGCGAAGTGTATTCCGTTCTGAAACGGCCCGATGAAAAATACGTTACAGAAAGAGCCTACGAGAATCCCAAATTTGTGGAAGACGTCGTGCGTGATGTCGCCAAGGCATTGAAGAAAGACGCCAATGTTTTGTGGTTTAAGGTAGATGTGGAAAATTTTGAATCTATTCATAATCATAGCGCTTACGCATGCATCGAACGGCACAAATGA
- a CDS encoding ATP-binding protein — MKIAVSGKGGVGKTTLSAFLVKWFAGQGNTVLAIDADPDANLGHGLGIKDASNIVPIAKMKELVAERTGSVPGSFGGFFKLNPQVDDLPEKLAVPSGERIRLMVMGGVKKGGTGCVCPESVLLKNLVQHLILRRDEIVVMDMEAGIEHLGRGTSKAVNCLIIVVEPGRRSIETALRIKDLGLDIGLTNIGLVGNKIRGEKDREFLTRSLPDYRFLGFIPYDDQLIEADLKGIFPEDLKEETRASLEEIAENLQKIRTVAAS; from the coding sequence TTGAAAATTGCAGTCAGTGGTAAAGGCGGAGTTGGGAAAACCACTCTTTCCGCTTTCTTGGTGAAATGGTTTGCAGGTCAAGGAAACACCGTGCTCGCCATTGATGCCGATCCCGATGCCAATCTGGGACATGGTCTCGGCATCAAAGATGCGTCCAATATTGTTCCCATCGCCAAAATGAAAGAGCTTGTGGCTGAGCGGACAGGATCCGTTCCCGGGAGCTTTGGAGGATTTTTCAAATTGAATCCCCAGGTAGATGACCTTCCTGAAAAGCTGGCGGTGCCCAGCGGTGAGCGCATTCGTCTCATGGTGATGGGCGGCGTGAAAAAAGGGGGAACGGGTTGTGTTTGCCCTGAGAGCGTTCTTTTGAAAAATCTGGTTCAACACCTGATTCTCAGACGCGACGAAATCGTCGTCATGGATATGGAGGCTGGAATCGAGCACCTCGGCCGCGGGACTTCCAAGGCGGTGAATTGCCTCATTATCGTTGTGGAACCGGGACGACGCAGCATTGAGACTGCCCTCAGGATAAAAGATCTGGGTTTGGATATCGGGCTCACGAATATTGGTCTGGTGGGGAATAAAATCAGGGGAGAAAAAGATCGAGAATTTTTGACCAGGAGTTTGCCGGACTATCGGTTCCTTGGGTTTATCCCATATGACGATCAGCTGATCGAAGCGGACCTCAAGGGAATCTTTCCCGAGGATCTGAAAGAGGAAACCCGTGCCAGTCTTGAAGAAATTGCAGAAAATCTGCAAAAAATCAGGACGGTTGCTGCATCTTAA